A genomic stretch from Streptomyces venezuelae ATCC 10712 includes:
- a CDS encoding phosphotransferase family protein, which yields MTTTDIEASRALLAEAAAARGFSAQGATLIRLAENAIWRLTADIVVRIARPGQEAAAAREVAVARWLSAAGVPTVEPLAIDQPVLAGGRAATFWALLPPHEAGTEADLAGLLAQLHSLPVPTFAIGRLNPFVRIKERLVASRAVSEEDRAWLLSHLRELEGQWQSLPGSRGDCVVHGDAWTGNCAVIKGPFRRAVLLDYERTSLGPPEWDLTSTAIEVDTFGSLSAEKYRVFCDQYGYDVMDWAGYPTLRGIRELRLVTFALQIADLDPSARSEAHGRVDCLRGRRGPRPWGWNAVG from the coding sequence ATGACCACGACCGACATCGAGGCGTCCCGGGCACTGCTCGCGGAAGCTGCGGCGGCACGCGGCTTCTCCGCCCAGGGCGCCACCCTCATCCGACTGGCCGAGAACGCGATATGGCGGCTGACCGCCGATATCGTCGTCAGGATCGCCAGGCCCGGTCAAGAGGCAGCCGCCGCTCGCGAAGTCGCCGTGGCACGGTGGCTAAGTGCCGCCGGCGTGCCGACGGTCGAACCTCTCGCGATAGACCAGCCGGTGCTCGCGGGCGGTCGAGCGGCAACCTTCTGGGCGCTACTCCCTCCACACGAGGCCGGCACCGAGGCAGACCTCGCTGGCCTTCTGGCCCAGCTCCATAGCCTCCCTGTTCCGACCTTCGCGATCGGTCGGCTCAACCCGTTTGTCCGGATCAAGGAACGGCTCGTTGCCTCCCGTGCCGTATCCGAAGAAGATCGCGCCTGGCTCTTGAGTCATCTTCGTGAACTCGAAGGCCAATGGCAGAGTCTGCCCGGCAGCCGTGGGGACTGCGTCGTCCACGGCGATGCCTGGACGGGAAACTGTGCGGTGATCAAGGGACCGTTCCGGCGAGCCGTTCTCCTCGACTACGAGCGAACCTCCCTCGGCCCTCCTGAATGGGACCTGACGTCGACTGCTATCGAGGTCGATACCTTCGGGAGCCTCTCCGCCGAGAAGTATCGGGTCTTCTGCGATCAGTACGGTTACGACGTCATGGACTGGGCTGGGTATCCAACGCTCCGCGGCATCCGCGAGCTCCGGCTCGTCACCTTCGCTCTACAGATTGCGGACCTTGATCCCTCGGCGAGGAGTGAAGCACATGGCCGGGTTGACTGCCTACGAGGAAGGAGGGGGCCGCGCCCGTGGGGATGGAACGCAGTCGGGTAG
- a CDS encoding helix-turn-helix domain-containing protein codes for MVLASLSIPVSSALVAADLRSRSRGLPREVKGPTVCDSLLSVPRVAEMLDISRRSVYRYIELGELSVVDLRTGNGRSRVRIPSRDVHEFVGRRTSATSCRRSA; via the coding sequence ATGGTGCTGGCCTCCCTGTCCATTCCTGTGAGCTCCGCTCTCGTGGCAGCCGACTTGCGATCGCGCTCACGGGGCTTGCCGCGTGAGGTGAAAGGTCCAACTGTGTGCGATTCCCTGCTCTCAGTTCCGCGAGTCGCAGAGATGCTCGATATCAGCCGCAGGTCCGTCTACCGATACATCGAGTTGGGGGAACTGTCGGTCGTTGACCTCCGCACAGGGAATGGGCGCTCGCGTGTGCGGATACCCAGTCGCGATGTGCATGAATTCGTGGGTCGACGTACGTCAGCAACTTCGTGTAGGCGCTCCGCCTAG
- a CDS encoding tyrosine-type recombinase/integrase yields the protein MAYLRKLPSGKWQVTVRNRAGDRISETFPLRSQAHAWGRDEEAKLSRSAYRDPLAGKIKFGAWHDRWWEARVVEPHTRRGDESSIRNHVTPHWADWELRDIARLDVQSWVRKMTVAGTGASAIRRAYNLTSSIMKAAVEEDLISVTPCRGIDLPKEAVKPPQWFTVPQAQAILAKLDQPWQTMALLAFYTGLRWGELAGLHGHRIDWRRSRLFVVEVNTKSGIKEYPKSSRSRREVPIPDHVLEALARHMHGREKDGVVFTTVTKGRAGRLLDDGNWRKYVWWPAVKEATFLDFAGDLRPLPHYPPHSMRHTCASWLVQNGVSLYEVQHLLGHESYQTTQRYAHLAPDAHQAVLGGWTRLESQLIIPAAAA from the coding sequence ATGGCCTACCTTCGTAAACTTCCGTCCGGCAAGTGGCAGGTAACTGTCAGGAACCGGGCCGGTGATCGGATTAGCGAAACGTTTCCCCTGAGGTCTCAGGCCCATGCCTGGGGCAGGGACGAAGAGGCGAAGCTCAGTAGGTCCGCCTACCGCGATCCTCTTGCTGGAAAGATCAAGTTTGGTGCCTGGCACGATCGATGGTGGGAAGCGCGCGTCGTTGAACCGCACACTCGCCGAGGCGATGAGTCGTCCATCCGTAACCACGTGACTCCCCACTGGGCCGACTGGGAGCTTCGTGACATCGCGCGACTCGACGTGCAGTCCTGGGTCCGCAAGATGACGGTGGCCGGTACCGGGGCCTCGGCGATCCGCAGGGCCTACAACCTGACATCGTCCATCATGAAGGCAGCGGTCGAGGAGGACCTCATATCGGTCACTCCGTGTCGCGGTATTGATCTTCCTAAGGAAGCGGTCAAACCGCCTCAGTGGTTCACGGTGCCGCAGGCGCAGGCGATCCTCGCGAAGCTGGACCAGCCCTGGCAGACCATGGCCTTGCTGGCCTTCTACACCGGACTGCGATGGGGTGAACTCGCGGGGCTGCATGGCCATCGCATTGACTGGCGCCGCAGTCGCCTGTTCGTGGTGGAGGTCAACACCAAGTCCGGGATCAAGGAGTACCCGAAGAGCTCCAGGAGCCGCCGGGAGGTCCCCATCCCTGATCACGTGCTCGAAGCGCTGGCGCGCCATATGCACGGACGTGAGAAGGACGGTGTTGTTTTCACCACCGTTACTAAAGGGCGGGCTGGGCGGCTGCTCGACGACGGTAATTGGCGGAAGTACGTCTGGTGGCCAGCGGTGAAGGAGGCGACGTTCCTTGATTTTGCCGGGGACCTGCGTCCGCTGCCGCACTATCCTCCACACTCCATGCGCCACACGTGCGCTTCGTGGCTGGTGCAGAACGGAGTGTCGCTGTACGAGGTGCAGCACCTGCTCGGCCATGAGAGCTACCAGACGACGCAGCGGTATGCCCACCTCGCCCCGGACGCCCATCAGGCGGTGCTGGGTGGCTGGACGCGTCTGGAGTCCCAGCTGATCATCCCTGCTGCGGCGGCCTGA